The genomic interval TAGGCTATGTCTGAAACGATGACCAGCTAAGGAATACAAGAGCTTAGAGTGAGACAACAATAATCAATTGATATTGGGACTCTGACTCATATAAAATAATTATGGGTGGCTCTCTGGTAATGGGAAGGGTCTACCATGATTTCCTCACATCATGACAGCTGAGGCTGATACGATCTTGCTTCGGCTGTGTACTGATAAGCTTAAGACAATCCTTGCTTTAGTGAGTGCTTCAGGAGCAGGGGCCTTTAGTGCTGTTGCAGGACATGTAAAGCGTGGTGTGAAAGGCCCCAGTGATTCCCGTCGGGTCAGTAGAAGGTATTTTAATGGCTCACTGACCCCAGTAGCCAGGCTGTCACCACCTCTCTCACAGGGTCCGCATTGTCTTGCTGTTAACTAGAcatcaagacctcagaaacccaGGAGACTCCAGCAGGCCCCTCTGACCAAGGGGCCATGAAAGAATGACATGGAAGAAAAACAAGAGTACCTCTAAAAATGTCTTAAAATCACATGGTTGGCTGGAGAGACCAGGAACAGAGACATATTTTTACATCAGCCAACCACCGAAACATCAATTCTTCATGCAACTCTGGACTACAAAAGGGAGTGCCCTGTACCCTAGTCATTATGTGATCATCATGCTTATGGTTATCTACAAGGGAAGGAAATAGACAGTTTACACAGTCAACGTTAGGTTTAGACTAGAGTGTAACAAATGCTTTATATTTGCCCTGTGATGCATGGAACCCGTTTCAATGAAAGAAAATGAGATGCCAAAAAAATCAACATGCAAAAAACCCAACAATGAATTCATAATTCCTGTTGTCATACTTGCAATGTTCTGAACTCTAAACCACTTAAACTCCAGGCATAGACAgagttggtctttaatgcagggctgacagacaagttccttactttctagCCATgtgtttaaaggtccaatgcatccgtttttatctcaatatcaaatcatttctgggtaacaattaatacctttctgtgattgttttcaattaaaatgaaaACAGCAAAAATTTTGCAAGGACTATCtgggagtggggaggagaaaaataaaacatttgctgtTATTGACCAATAGGTTAGGAcatcttattggtctattaaccagtTTACGCCATGGAAGGTAAAAACtaaatcccaccaaaacaggctgaaattgcaggtgattttcaaacagctcttacactaaaagggcattatatgCAGCTTACCTTTCTATCTGATAGGTTATGTTAGAGTTTTACACATCCTCTTCCAATCATAATGTGAGGAGAtcaaaataattaaaaattgtATGACAAATCTactcattttaaaatgttgattacttctctttgccattatcattcacctgatgataagACAAGACGTGAAAAGCgtttatttttttttgctaaCGTATGATGGGGTCCTGGGTCGCTGGTTTGCCTTGGTACCTGGGAAAGAAAATGTTGAAGACCCCTGACAtatactatgctattatattcGGTTCTGTTATGTAAACTATTATCATTATGGGATCTTGCAGACATTGATTTAGCTTTGGTCTAACTTTATTAAACGAGCACCATTCGTCTGAGTAGCCTGCTCTCTACGCGTAAAGTAGTTTATGATTGTACAATGGGGGAGATTTGTGGGCTTGACTCTCGTTGGCTGAACGCTCCAAAGCGTCACCGTCTGTCACTGCTAAAGCAGTAGGCTATCCCCTGGTCTCTCTAGTAGTATTAAACAAGTGTGGAGCTATAAGCTGTGAAGTGTGCCTGTCATTCGATGTACCTTTTTTAAACACTTAACTCCAATCTACATTACAGTAAAAGGATAACACTAATCAAGCGCATCCCGGAATTGCACTGCAGATCAAACTGTGGACGACTTTTCTCACATTTTGTCACATTCAAATACTAAAGAAAGACCTTACTTGATGGAATAACGCGTTTTGCATAGACAATATGGCAAATATGTTATTACATCTGGTGcatttgttattatttttaaattCCAGTATCGGGGAAGTTTCATCCGTGGAGCCATCCGACATGACGCAGCACGACAGCAATATCGAACAGGCTACGGATCACTCTTCCGCGCGCGAAACCGCATCGCGGGACATGGTCTCAATCAATATGTTCAAACTCTATGAAAAGTACAGTAAGGAGCCTCACCGCCATCGAGACGGAAATACCGTGAGAAGTTTTAAAGCTATTCCAGGTGAGTGTTCTCCTACATGTTTATATTTTACTGCATGATACTATAATATCACACCTAATAGGAACGTGGTGGGATGTTGACAGCTGTAGGAGGGGGACTTTGAACGCAGCAGCTAGAGTAGCCTTGGAACCATACAAATGACAAACATAATTTTGCAAGAGCAACAAATTAATAATAATTAAGTTGGGCTATTGTATGTGTTTTATATAAGCACCCCCATGCCCTATCACCGTTTTGGTATAGTCTACTGTTAATATTCATGAGATGTTAGACAAGAGCCTATTATGACAGTCACTCAGACACTATTAAAGGCACATGGAAAACTCTATTCCATGCTCTCCTAAGCATTTCCATACGGCTGAGACCTATTCAGGGGCAATTTTTATCTTTCAAACAGTAGTGGGAGTCAAGGGATGACATTAAGTGTATTGTTTATGGTAGTCGAAATAGTGTGCATTGCAATCAGTGTAATCATGCCATAATGATTGCACTGTAGCCTATTGTATGTGAGGATATTTCACCCACGGATAATCATTCGTGGCTTTTATGACATTGTGGTTGCAGAAAAGCTGTTGAAAGCATGTTGAAAAAGAACGTGTAGAATTCAAAATGCTGTCGACACACATGATCACGTCTTTCTTTTCTTTGCAGGAGTCTCCGCGGACAGTGTGTGGTTCCATTTCAACCTGTCAACCATCCAGGAGTCGGAGGTCATCCTGTCCGCCACATTCCACTTCCTGGACCAGCGTCCCCGCCACCGGCCCTGGATCTGCCGGCGCTCCAGAAACGCTTCCTGTCGCATCCAGCACCTCCAGCAGCTTCCCCCGTCCCAGCTCCTCTTCCGAGGAACGTCCCCGAACTCTGCCTTTGCCTCCCCGCTGGGCAACGTCACCCTGCCCCCTCCCAGGAGAGGGTCCTGGCAGACAAGGGAAGTCTCCGCTGTAGTCAGAGAGGCCCGCGTCCTGGGAGAGCTCCTCGTCTCTGCAGAGTTTGACTTTGGGGTGAGGCCCCAGAGGAACCAGGAGCGCCTCTCTCCAGCCAGCCTACCATACGTCCTGGTGTACGCCAACGACATGTCCATATCTGAGCCCAACAGCGTGGCCATGACCTTGCAGAGGTACGGGCCTTTCCCTTCAGGCGAGGAGCCCACCCGGTCCCCCAATGCATCTCCTCCAGCCTCCAGGCTGAAAAGAGAAGCAGTGTCCCCCCTGGACCAAATACAGAACAATGACCTGCCTGAAGTCCAGTTTCACACCCTGAAGAACCATGAACTATGGGAGAGCACTTATTTTTCTCCCAAGATTAAGCCCTCAATGAAAGATGGGCGAAAGCAAGGCCAGGACAGCAGTGAGGGCTTGAATAAGCCCCAGGTGCTGAGCTTTGATGAGAGGACCATGAAGAAGGCTCGCAGGAGACAGTGGAGTGAGCCCAGGGTCTGCGCCCGACGCTACCTGAGAGTGGACTTTGCAGACATCGGCTGGAGCGAGTGGGTGTTAGCCCCGAAAGCCTTTGATGCCTACTACTGTGCCGGCACCTGCAGATTTCCTATTCCTAAGGTAAGTTAGCGTAGTGTTTTACTTCAGTGTGTCGTGTAGTATTTATTTAGTCAATAGAATGTTCCATTGTCTTGAAAATATGCTTGAAATTGATTTAATTCATCTACGGGGTATGCTGTATTAAATACCTGCCTGACAAATGTGATGTCATCCTCATATTTCCTTGTGAAAGAGAATCCCTCTCAACTCCAGCTTCTTTCCTGGCTCCCAGGTTATCCGGCCCTCGAACCACGCCACCATCCAGAGCATTGTGAGGGCGGTGGGAATCGTTCCCGGCATTCCGGAGCCCTGCTGTGTTCCGGACAGGATGAGCTCTCTGAGTGTTCTCTTCCTGGACCCCAGCCGGAACATGGTGCTGAAGGTTTACCCCAACATGTCTGTGGAGACCTGTGGCTGCCGGTAGAACCACCCGGGAAAGAGCCTCAATGCATAATGCATAAAACAGATTACAATGAATCAGACAGAGTGGAGCAGGAGAGACATTCAGTCAATAGAGTAAAAAAAGAAAGACATCTTTGGATGAGACTACAATGGATGAACTCACCACGGAGGGAGATATGGATTATAGATAAGGGTTTACGGGTGGTGGGATGCAGAGAACGCTACGTCTGACCCTCAGATGAGTGTGATTCACACAGAATTTTCTTTGTCATTCAGCAGCTCAACTGTAGGTGAATTGGGGACTGTGTGACTAACTGTCAGTTCCAAGCCTTCAGCCATCCAGAGCTGGCTCTTGATCTATACCCAGACCCCAGAGTAACTCAAATACTGGACCCTATTGCCATATACTGCACTTAGACTATTGGACTCAAGACTTCATACGGCACCAGACTCAAAAGCTCAACCTCTGTAAATAATCTTGTAACTAATACAACTAAATGGGACTTTTTTGTAAATAATTGATGGAATCTTAAACTATGCTTTGCCTGTCGTTTATGTAGTGTTCACTAGTTGTTTGAAATAATCTGCTAAAATAAATGGTTAATGCATGAGAGATTGTACTATTTTAATAAATAATTCCATATCGTTTTCTGACTGTATGCATACTGTGGTCATCTTATAGGTACTCACTGTGGAATATCAAATGAAATGTTTGCATTAGTTTGAATTAGGGATCCGCAGTCATCATTTTCAAAGAAAAGGGAGATACGCAGCACATTGCTGCCACCTGCTGTTTTGAAATAGAAAAATAGTTACAAAATTGCCATTTGAAGATGTGGACCTGAGATGAATTGTTTTGATGTTATTGATGAAACAATCCATCACTAGTGCACACTTATTACAGCCAACATTTTCAACatcatactgtatgtacagttgatTCATGTCAAACTACCACAAAGGTCTTTGAGAATATTGTGCTATGTAACTTCTATTTCcccattacagtttttctcaatcgcTTTGGCTCATTTTTTGAAACCGTCTTAACATTCTCTAAACTGTAAGTGCAATTGTCACAACTGTTTTATGGGACGTCACAACTCTATTGCATGTCTGCAAAATGTAGTAACTCCCCCGAAACATTTAATTCATGCTTCAAAACCTAATTACTGTGTCAGTGAATTTGCCAATGCCaccaaaatgagaaaaaaaaatgttgtcaTCGTGTGAGCCGTACTGGTCAAAATGTTTAGATGTTTTTTCACCATGACAGTCAACCCTGGAAATGTTTGTTATATACACGTTTCAGTTTTGCTCTACTTTTTTTGTAGACACTGACTGCTTACTATAATACACAATAATGTCAGTTTTGTCTAGCTGAATGCTATTGTGTATCACACTGAGCTTTTTAGATACCGATTTCAACAGTAGAAAAAAGTTTACTGGGAAAGGTCAATACTGTACAATACTGTAGTACAGAGAAAAAGGATATGCACATttgtatgtatacagtacatTTATTTTTGTAGCAATGTGTTACATGTAAACCGAAAATCCCATTTGCATGTCCATTTTTACATATTTCTGACATGTAAAGTCATACATAGTGAACAGAAAATTTGACACAAAATGATATCcgtgcaacaaaaaaaatgtacaatCCGCAACAACAATGAAAAAACCTGCGGtagtttctgtaaaaaaaaaacaatcaattgtACCTCCTCACAGTACGTAACACTACAAGTTCCCATCTTCTTGGTGGACATCCTGTCACTCTTGTTGGTCTGGCAGGTAATTTTccaatttagcagacatcacaaaCATTCCATGTCATAGATATTTATGGAATATACTTGTATGTCTGACAGATTTTGATAATTCGATGGATCATTTTGCATGTGACGGCTCACACGATGAAAGAATGCTTAGAAGTTGTGAAGAGTATGACAGTTTCACTGAGAATCAACTCGTCAGTTTTGATCAGCCATGTGCATGTAGTTATTGTGCAAACTGTAGACAATTGTATTTACTCTTTTGCACACGTGCCAAAACACGTGCAATTTGCTTAAATGAAAAGGAAATTCAAATCTGGTGTGAACAAGAAACTAATTGTTCAGAGATTTGAACTTATTgttttgaaaaaaataattctcgtTTGAGAATTGAGCCAAAgcgattgagaaaaactgtaactgAATTGTGAAAATGTCCGTTTTTTATCGTTTGTGCTTAAATTGCCAAAATATTGCCTAGATTGA from Salmo salar chromosome ssa28, Ssal_v3.1, whole genome shotgun sequence carries:
- the LOC106589349 gene encoding growth/differentiation factor 10, coding for MANMLLHLVHLLLFLNSSIGEVSSVEPSDMTQHDSNIEQATDHSSARETASRDMVSINMFKLYEKYSKEPHRHRDGNTVRSFKAIPGVSADSVWFHFNLSTIQESEVILSATFHFLDQRPRHRPWICRRSRNASCRIQHLQQLPPSQLLFRGTSPNSAFASPLGNVTLPPPRRGSWQTREVSAVVREARVLGELLVSAEFDFGVRPQRNQERLSPASLPYVLVYANDMSISEPNSVAMTLQRYGPFPSGEEPTRSPNASPPASRLKREAVSPLDQIQNNDLPEVQFHTLKNHELWESTYFSPKIKPSMKDGRKQGQDSSEGLNKPQVLSFDERTMKKARRRQWSEPRVCARRYLRVDFADIGWSEWVLAPKAFDAYYCAGTCRFPIPKVIRPSNHATIQSIVRAVGIVPGIPEPCCVPDRMSSLSVLFLDPSRNMVLKVYPNMSVETCGCR